The following DNA comes from Erigeron canadensis isolate Cc75 chromosome 3, C_canadensis_v1, whole genome shotgun sequence.
TCCCTGCTCTGAGCTCCTttctatcaaaaaaaaaaaaaaacatatatctgATTATAAACAAACGTTAAAATCAGATTACATACCTTATCCATGTTTTGATGATTTATCAATCACAACTCACATGGGGTTTGCTAGAATATCCCAATAGAGTTTAGTTTTAACAAATGAATAATAATTTGAAGGAAATAAATTTGGTATCCTAAAGTATGGAATGAATCTATTCATAGTAAATATAACCCTAAAGTACGTGTTCATATAATCCATGAAGGTTAACCGGTATTGCATATATAACGATAATAGAGAAGCTAAAGAGTTTTCATCAGCAATTAAAAGCCGCAATTGAACAATTCTAATGACACCATAAGACTTTAATGGCTCAAGATTATCCCCGAAAGTTACTACGCACTAACCACACTGTAAAATCATAAACACCATAATTAATATGAAGTTTAAGAATTGATTACGGGTCTTATaactttagatatatataagattattCAAAAGCTAACTTTCATATTCCaatacaaacaaattaaatattggtgataatattataataacgACTTACATATTAATTCTCCAGCATTTAAGAACCGGATAACgtcataaataattatatatgtacactagatataataattattatttataaatataaagtatataaatgaAAACCTATATTAATATGGGGTTGTTTAATATGCTGTTAACAGCAAATGGTTATTTACTGTTTCACCTCATATTTAAAGAGGGCTAAGTTCTTATTTCATCACCTGAGAAAATTAATGTGAGGGCAGGGCTGATATTTGCAGTACATCATATTTTCCCCATtaatattagaagaaaaaaaaaacgacacTACATTTTTTTGGAAGACACAAAACTAAATATTGACATATTGCTATGGACATCCAGCCGTACACCTCTCTTGtaatattatattgtttaattaatattaattaaatattcaaTCAAATTTATATTAACACATTTACTCCCATCGAGGCTTTTATGCATTATTAGTATCAATAATTCAAGAGTATATTGTATTCCTATATTTTCTTCCCTGGCTCTGCTTCTTCAATATATCACCGCTCACCAAATTCACCACCATGCACCACCGAATCTATTTCCTGCTTCTTCGAATATATAGAATAGAGATGATGAAGTGATACTCATGAGTCTGATTACAGAATGATCGTGACCCGAGACAGGTATTCTTACCTTGGATCCGCCCCCGTGCTTCATAGCCTGGAACGGAGAAGACAAAAACCATCCGGCCCGGTTGAATAAACCCCTTTTTCCGGCCAGACCCGCCGGCTCTCTGCACGTCCGAACCAACACCTATAACCGGACCGTCTGGGGTGCCGGGTCCCGGGTCAACCGTCCGGTTGTGAAAACACTGAGCAGAGGCGTAACCGCCATTAACTGATTTTGTAGATAAAAGGTAAACTCAGTTGCCCTGCGAATACCTATATATAGAAACTATCCTTAATTATATTGGGACCGACATATAATATGTATGGTTTATGTTGCCGACTTACTTAAGGGGGAATCGGTATTAGTATATATTTGAACAGGTACGTACTCCCGGCCATAATCCAATCGAGTATGGAAAATCTCCCCTGCGATCTTCTCACCGAGATATTTGTTCGGTTACGGGCGAAACAAGTTGGTAGAATGAGATGTGTTTCTAAGCCGTTGTATGCTCTTTTATCGCAACCCGACTTCATTAAAACCCATCTTAATCATTCGACCCGCCACAACCACTTTAATGAAATTGTGTTGGTCTTCGATCGTCGTTACACAGATAGACCATTCACTACACACCCCTTGAAATCACCCAACATCCAAGTCAATGATTTTATTAAGTTACCTGCTAATTTCCCATTTCCAGCTGATCCATATACTCTTCATCGTAGCTGTGTTTTAGGTGCGGTTAATGGTCTAATATGTATTTATACTGCCGTACATGGTGATGGCGTTATTCATGTTTGGAACCCTTCTTTATCGGCTATAATGATGAGCACGCCACTTAAGCCTCCTATGGAATGTCCTAAACTTTGTCGTTTCGGATATGATCCCAAAACTGATGATTACAAAGTGGTCGGGCTTTCCTATCATGGTTGGCTGATGCATATAGTTTGGGTGTACAGTTTGAGAAAAAACTCGTGGAAATCATTCTATGAAAAGCTTCCGGTCAATCAAATTGATTTTGATATATCTACTCTAAACGAAGTCTGCGTAAATGATCATGATGGTCATGTTCATTGGCTTTATAGCTACGTCGGTGATCAGCGATATCGATTCTTGGGGATAATGGCATTTGACTTGGGTGCGGAAACGTTCAGCCAAATATCTCTTCCAGATTCTGTCTCAAAATTAGGCGATGAGCCCCGTAGTCTGTATAATGAAAGGTTTGATATAGCTTTGGGCTCTTGGGCTGGAAAGCTATGTGTGACGTCACGCACCAGACATGGTGAATTTGAGATGTGGGTGATGAATGAGTATGGAGTAGCCGAATCTTGGGTTAAACATCATAATCTGTCTTCACAATTGAGTGGTATTAATATTAACCCAATTGGATtcacattaaataaaaagttcctTTATGGAGTTGAAAGTCATCTTCCTGCGGTAAGTTCAGAAATATGTGATCAAACTATGGATGTGGCCTTGTACGACCCGGATACAACCAAGGTTGCACACTTTAGTATTCATCTTCAGGGAAATGCATTTACCAAAGTTGTTCCCTATATCGACTCTCTTGTTTGGATTGCCCCGCCAAGAAAGTACGGTAGTATGGGTTGCAGAAAGGACggtatgaaaaaaaaatccaaaaaagggcaaaatttaaaaatctataaaaaaaaaatatcaaaaaaaaggACAGAATTCTAAAAATCCACAGGAAAATTGAAGCCTTGGTTACAACATCCATCGAGGCATTGTTGGCATGGTTGATTGAATGGCGGCAGTAAGGCTACGATAAAAGGCTGCAAACAAGAGACAAGACAAGTCTTACTTATTActtcttcttatttttttcaGTGAAACTTCTTAAAGGATCCATATTAGTTAGCAATTAGCATGTTTTCATTTGTGTGCTGGGTAATTAATCGTTTTATAATTGATTTTCTGCTGTGTTACTATATTTGTTGTTAATCAGTTAGCAGAAGAGATGTAACCCTCAACATAACTTTTTGGCATGTCAGTTTTAAATGCATCATGTATTCTACATTTGTTTATTTCTTTGTTGGTGATTTATTGTAACTGAAAACTACCTGATCGTTCTTTAGTCTTTCAATAGTAAATTATGCTCCGACTGCTAGTAGAATATCCATGTTCAGCTTATGTTAGCGGATAACCATTCATGGTGTTCGTTAGTTGATTCCAACATGATTGTGATGTTGATTGGTGATTCTGCAATGTATATGCTATGGATATGAATATAAGTGATGCTATAGCAGTGAATATCTCTGTTAGAAGCCTCATCGGCTCATCGCCTTTATTTGTGGACATTTTGTATTACTCCGTGTCTCATAAGTCGTGAGTGCCATGATGTTCCTTATTATTTGCTGCATTCAGTTCAGTGGTTTTGGTGTTCACTGATTCTGTATAGTATTTGACTTGTATTCACTTATATTTACCTATTTCGGTTATCTTTATTGGTTCAGAGCTTGACAGCAGTGGAGTTCTCTAGCAATTCTTTAACTAGTCTTTCCCTTGCTGGTTGTCGTGCTATTACTTCACTGGAACTAACTTGCCCATATCTGATGGATGCGATCATCTTGAACGAGCAACCTTCAGTCCCGTAAGTAAATCAATCACATATCATGTCCTTGAAAAGTTTTTACTTTGCCTAAATCAAATTATTTCCCgatattgtttttaaaaatttatgatgaGACTAAGTTTGATAAGATGAGTATACTGAAAAGCATGTCTCTCACTATCTCCTTGCTGTAATGACATCAATTAAGCATTGAAGCATGTGCTGTTACTAATCTGATAATCTCCTCACACTAACTGAAACATAAAAGGCTGCTCTTGTCATTTTTAGCCGTTCCTGTCTGTGGTCTCATGTTTTGGCATCTtcattaaattttatgtttttgcaAATCGTTAGCACCAAGTTGCAGATATACAAAGTTAATGTATCGTCAAACGTTTGAAGTGAGCAGCTAACGTGTATTTAAACGAAAATCAGTATTATCATATACCAAGCCAATGTTAGACACCAGAGATTGAAAAACTCtatagacatttttttttatatcatgaaAACATAGTAAGAGAGGTGACCAGATTTGCCTATATTACCCCACATGAAACAGTTTTGAAAGTTCTAGCCATTTGTTAGTGATTTTCTAATTTTGGTTTCATAATAGAACTTGGgttaatttgtatattttgtGGTTTAGGTCAAGCATAGGAAATAGAAGTCCAAATCATAACATAAAGAATTTGCATTCAAATGGCATAGATATCTGATAtctttctcattttcttttgCTAGGTTGGCCTGAATTCTCTTAATTTGGGAATCTGTCCAAAACTGAATACACTGAAGATTGAAGCACCGACTATGGTGTTACTCGAACTGAAAGGGTGTGGTGTCTTATCAGAAGCATCTATAAATTGCCCACTGCTAACATCTCTGGATGCTTCTTTTTGCCGGTGAGTGAAATTGTTACCATTCTCTATATGTATCCGTTGTAGAAGTATTTGGTTGCCTTCTCCAGTGAGATGCTAATGCTTTATGATTTATTCATGCAGCCAATTGAAGGACGACTGCTTATCTGCAACGACTGCTTTGTCTCCCCTTATTGAATCACTAATTTTGATGTCATGCCCATCTGTTGGCTCGGATGGACTCATATCACTACGATGCCTTCCTAATTTGACATCGCTGGATCTTTCTTACACCTTCTTAACCAACTTGCAGCCTGTATTTGATTCCTGTTTGCAGTTAAAGGTATGTGTTACATTGAGATAGTTGTTCTTTGTACCAAAGTTCAATCAACAAAGGTGATTGAACTTTGTCCTGTATCTGTATTTGATTCCTTTTTTTTGTAGTTGTTCTTCTATTGACGTTTGATCTTTTAGTTATTCGTTAAGTTAGTGTTGACTTATTGGTTTAACCCTTTTCACATAAGTTCTGAGAGTAAGAGAATTAATTTAGATAATATCAAAAGGCTGAATCGTTACATAGCCACATAAGACAAAGTctatggattaaatgtgttatttGAAAGTACAAAGATCGGATATAACATTGAACGATTAAAACATCGAAGTTTTGAAACATAGAGAGTCAAATcatttgaaaaggaaaaagaaaaagataaaagggTCAAGACTTAAGATGTACTAATTAAATgatataatagttattatttaaCCTAACGTCATAGCATAAAACTTGTGTATCATTTAATTGGCATATGGCTCGTGCTATCATTATCTTTTACATAGTTTAAATAACTTTTGATCgaaatttgtaaataaaatgaaaCGAGTCTCATGACTCGATCATTTACTTGCGGAAGCTAGCTATGAATAAATGCATGTTATCATTGGTATAGTATGGAAGTAGAATAATTTAAAAGGGGACCAACAAATGTCATGCATACATCTTTTTCTCACAATTAAATTTATCAAACTGAATATCTGATAGTATTATATTGCATATGAGAATTACAGATGGCTATGCAGATAACTAGCCTGCCTGGTAACCGTGTGGTATTCGTGTCGTGGGTTAGCGTGTTGGCAAATTATATCTCAATCCAAATCCAACTCATTTAATAATCgtgtttaaaaatttaaactcTAAATCCAAACCAAGTAATAAACAGGTTAGTCGTGTTGATCTTGTAAACCATGTTAAATCAAAGCTACATGATTTAAGTTAACGATGTTATAAGTTTAGATTTTCTGTATTTTGGATCCAACTATAAGTaaccaaattataaaaaaaaacataaaatatacgAAAAATACACATTAATATTAgaatagatatataataaagcATATAATAATTACACTAGTTAGAATCAaacatttgaatttattatattaagttTTTCTATTTGCACCACTCGTTAACGGGTTAGGTTACATAGATCAACTCAAACCCAACCTCTATATTAAACGTGTTAGTCATTTTAGTAAATTTAAAACCCAAACTCATTAATCATTATGCCTCAACCGAAACCCGCTGGTTATGTGTCGTATGGCGGGTCATGTCATGTTTAGTGTCGAAAGTTACCACCTCATGATTATTATATCATCGAACTTGTAAGGCTATGTCATCATCTTTATCTCCCTAACCCCAAATTtgcaaaaatgataaataaattttatcaaGAGGATGAATAATAATGtttcatatttgaaaaaaatattgcTGCATTCAAAACTTTCTCTTGAAAAGACATATTATACTTCAAACTTCACATGgagattttgattattttgaaacATGCATTGTAGTTATCCTTTGTGGCCAACCACCTTTATTTAACATATACTATAACATTAGAAGTTGTTTATACGGGTTGGAGTTCGTTATCTACTTATCTTAGATATAATGTTCTCATAGAAAGGATCATGATGATAAATTCACAatagttttttcttaaaacacAGCAATAACTACTTTAGACAGTTGTATAATATGAGATATACTTGTATTTGTCGTAGATAGTAAAAAAAGTTGTCATGAATTTATCAATCTTAGTAAAAATGGCAGCAAAAAAGCGTTATAAATGTATTGTTGTACAAACTCTACAGACATAttcatagttgtcaaactcgtacgagtcgagtcaaaatcaAGTGAAAACGAGACGAATCGGTGAATGACTCGTTTTTGCTCCTAACTCGTAGCATGACTCATGTTTTGTTTGCGAGTCGGTCCAAGTCGtgttccgagtcacgagtcacacaataattttatttttatttttattttttttcttttcttttgaacatAATATGCTATTAAATCTGATTTATTTCAataatgtttaatatatatatttggcgtaatatatatatcaataaaaactatatttctACAATAAAAACTTATACGGTACATtattataaacttatata
Coding sequences within:
- the LOC122591398 gene encoding F-box/kelch-repeat protein At3g06240-like, with protein sequence MENLPCDLLTEIFVRLRAKQVGRMRCVSKPLYALLSQPDFIKTHLNHSTRHNHFNEIVLVFDRRYTDRPFTTHPLKSPNIQVNDFIKLPANFPFPADPYTLHRSCVLGAVNGLICIYTAVHGDGVIHVWNPSLSAIMMSTPLKPPMECPKLCRFGYDPKTDDYKVVGLSYHGWLMHIVWVYSLRKNSWKSFYEKLPVNQIDFDISTLNEVCVNDHDGHVHWLYSYVGDQRYRFLGIMAFDLGAETFSQISLPDSVSKLGDEPRSLYNERFDIALGSWAGKLCVTSRTRHGEFEMWVMNEYGVAESWVKHHNLSSQLSGININPIGFTLNKKFLYGVESHLPAVSSEICDQTMDVALYDPDTTKVAHFSIHLQGNAFTKVVPYIDSLVWIAPPRKYGSMGCRKDVKLLKGSILVSN